The Rathayibacter caricis DSM 15933 genomic sequence GCCGAGCGGTCGACCTTCGACGGGTCCTTGCCCGAGAACGCGCCACCGCCGTGCCGCGACGCTCCGCCGTAGGTGTCGACGATGATCTTGCGGCCCGTGAGCCCGGCGTCGCCCTGCGGGCCGCCGATCTCGAAGCGTCCGGTCGGGTTGATCAGCAGGCGGACGGCGGAGGAGTCGAGGTCGACCGTCTCGAGGACCGGTCGGATCACGTGCGCCTCGATGTCGGCGTGGATCGTCTCGGTGCTCACGTGCTCGGCGTGCTGCGTCGAGAGCACCACGGTGTCGATCGAGCGCGGCGTCGTGCCGTCGTAGCCGATCGTGACCTGGGTCTTGCCGTCGGGGCGGAGGTAGTCGAGCTCGCCCGACTTGCGGACGGCCGCGAGGCGCTCGGCGAGCCGGTGCGAGAGCCAGCTCGGCAGGGGCATGTACTCGGGGGTCTCGTCGGTCGCGAAGCCGAACATCAGACCCTGGTCGCCGGCGCCCTGACGGTCGAACGCGTCGTCGTCGGCGGAGTCGGTGCGCACCTCGAGCGCGGTGTCGACGCCCGCGGCGATCTCGGGCGACTGCTGCCCGATCGAGACGGAGACCCCGCAGGAGCGGCCGTCGAATCCCTTCTCGGAGGAGTCGTAGCCGATCTCGACGATCGTGTCGCGCACGATCTTGGGGATCTCGACGTAGCCGGTGGTCGAGACCTCACCGGCCACGTGCACGAGGCCGGTGGTGACGAGCGTCTCGACGGCGACCCGGCTCTTCGGGTCCTCGCGCAGCAGCGCGTCGAGGATGCGGTCCGAGATCTGGTCGCAGATCTTGTCGGGGTGACCCTCGGTCACGGACTCGGAGGTGAACAGGCGGAGCGATCCGGAGGAGGTCATACGGGGGGTCTCATTTCGTTCCGGGGGCAGAGGCCGGGGCGTCGAGCGCGCCCACGGAGAGCGGGACCACCGGCGACGGCAGCGGGGCGCGGAGTCGTGCGGACACGGATCGCCGAGCTCAGGGGTGTTCCGCGCCCGACCGGTGGAGGTGCCGCGCTCGGACCTCGTCCGCGCACGCACGGGACCGCCTGAGAGCAGCCGCCGTCGGCTAGCGCGCGACCACGTCGAGGACGCGGTCGGCCACCGACGCCTTCGTGCCGGAAGCCTCGATCACTATATCCCCGGCCCGATCGAGGACGACGACGGTGTTGCTGTCGCTCTGGAAACCCTCGGTCCAGCCGACCCTGTTGAGGACGAGCAGGTCGCAGCCCTTGCGCGCGATCTTGGCGCGTCCGAGGGCCAGCATCGCCTCGCGATCCGGCTCCGTCTCGGCGGCGAAGCCGACCACGAGCTGGTTCCCCGTCCGCGCCGCCGCGATCTCGGCCAGGATGTCCGGGTTCTTGACGAGCTCGAGGACCAGACGATCGCCCTGCTGCTCCTTCTTGATCTTCGACTCCGAGACGTCGGCAGGACGATAGTCGGCCACGGCCGCGGCCATGATGACGATGTCCGCGTCGGCGGCGGCCGCGAGTGCCGCCTCCCGCAGCTCGAGCGCCGTGCCGACGGCGACGACCTCGACCCCGCGGGGGGCCTCTACGTCGAGGTTGGCGGCGAGCACGGTGACGCTCGCTCCCCTGGCCGCGGCGGCGAGGGCGAGGGCGACGCCCTGGCGACCGCTCGAGCGGTTGCCCACGAAGCGGACGGGGTCCAGCGGCTCGCGGGTGCCGCCCGCGGTCACGAGCACGCGGAGCCCCTCGAGGTCGCGCTTCGCGCCGACCGAGCGCCGGTGGACGGCGAGGGCCTCGGCGACGATCGTCGCCGGCTCCTCCATCCGCCCCGGTCCGGAATCGGATCCGGTCAGCTGACCGGAGGCGGGGCCGACGAGGTGGACGCCGCGCGAGCGGAGGGTCTCGACGTTCGCGACGGTCGCCGGATTCGCCCACATCTCGGTGTGCATCGCCGGGGCTACGACGAGCGGGGCCGTGCTCGCGAGGACGGTGTTGCCGAGGAGGTCGTCGGCGAGACCCGTCGCGAGCTTGGCGAGGGTGTGCGCCGTCGCCGGGGCGATGACGATCAGATCGGCCGCCTGGCCGATCGCCACGTGCCGGACCTCGGCGACGCCCTCGTAGAGCTCGGTGTGCACGGCGTTCCGCGAGATCGCCTCGAGCGTCGGCTTCCCGACGAAGCGGAGCGCGGCCTCGGTGGCCACGACGTGGACGTCGTGCCCCTCGAGGACCAGGGCGCGCACCACGCCGACCGCCTTGTAGGCGGCGATGCCGCCGGTGATCCCGACGACGACGTTCAACCGCCGAGCGGTCTTCTGCGAGGAGCGCACCCGGAGGGGGCCGGACTACTCGGCGAGGGGCTGGGCGACGAGCTTGTCCTCGTTGATCTCGTGGAGAGCGACCGAGAGCGGCTTGTCGTCGATGGTCGAGTCGACCAGCGGGCCGACGTTGTCGAACAGGCTGCCCTCGTGGAGGTCGGCGTAGTAGTCGTTGATCTGACGCGCGCGCTTGGAGGCGAAGATCACCAGCGCGTACTTCGAGTCGACCTTCGAGAGGAGCTCGTCGATGGGCGGGTCGATGATGCCGAGGTTGTTGGCCATGGTGTCTCCTTGTTGACTTGTCAGCTTGTCAGCGCTGCGGGGCGCGTGAGTGCCGATCTGCGGCTCCGGAGGCGCTCGACGCCGCGGCACCGGAGGGCGGATCCCAGTCGGCGATCGGGGCGTCGGCCCGGAGGTGGTCGGTGGCCCGGACGTCAGCGGCCCGGGTCGGCGGGCGCGCCGTCGGAACGAGGCGACATTAATTCTACGACCTCGCGGGCCGCTTCGGGCACGGTGCTGTTCACAACGGCGAAATCGAACTCGTCCTGCGCGGCCAGCTCGATGCGCGCGGTCGCCAGCCGGCGCTGCTGCTCCTCCGGGCTCTCGGTGCCCCGGCCGACCAGTCGGCGCACGAGCTCGTCCCAGCTCGGCGGGAGGAGGAAGACGAGTCGGGCGTCCGGCATGCGCTCGCGCACCTGCCGCGCGCCCTGGATGTCGATCTCGAGCATGACCTGGCGCCCCTGCGCGAGGGCGGCGTCGATCGGCCCGCGCGGAGTGCCGTAGCGGTAGGCGTTGTGGACGGTCGCGTACTCGAGGAACTCCCCCGCCTCGACCATCCGGTCGAACTCGGCGTCGTCGACGAAGTAGTAGCTGACGCCGTCGATCTCGCCCGGGCGCGGCGCGCGCGTCGTCGCCGAGACGGACAGCAGCACCTCGGGGTAGTTCTCGCGGATGTAGGTGGACACGGTGCCCTTGCCGACCGCCGTCGGTCCGGCGAGGACGACGAGGCGAGTGCGCTCCCCGCGACGCTGACGCGCCTCGCGCTGCTCGAGGAAGGAGTGGAGTCCCTCCACCTGGCGGCGGCCGAGGCCGCCCAGGCGCTTGGACGGAGCGATCTGCAGCTGCTCCATCACGCGCGGGGTCTTGACCACGCCGAGGGCGGGCACCGAGCGCAGGAGCTCGCTCACGCGCATCCGCCCCTCGACGCCGGTCGGGTCGCTCTGCGCGGCGGCGAGCACGGCCGTCGCCGGACGCTCGCCGGAGGCGACGTCCTTCTTCACGCCGGCACGAGCGCGCCGGGCGGCGATGGCCGCGGCGGAGGCGGCACGGCGGTCGACCTCGGGAGGCGACGGCCGGCGGGGGGCGGCGACGGTCCCGGGATCGGCGGGGGCGGCTTCAGCGGACAAGGGTCTCCTGGATGTCTCGGGCGCGGCGGTCGATCTCGGCGGCGATCCCGTCGGGACCGGCGCCGAGCACGCTGCGCGACTCGCTCACGAGGGTCGTCGCCGCGAGTGCCCCGAACAGCCGGGGCGCGTCCGCGACGCCGGCGCCCTGGTGGCCGAAGCCGGGTGCCAGCACCGGGAGCCCCGGGGTGAGCGCCGTGTCGGTCCGGATGCCGTAGTCGCTCAGGGCGACCGTGGCCCCCAGGACGACGCCGACCGAGCCGATCGGGGAGCGCGCGTTGTGCGCGTTCCAGGATGCCACGTCCGCCAGCACGGCGCTGGCCAGGGGGGATCCCGCGTGCTCGCCGTCCTGCACGAGCGCGCGCTGCACAGGTCCGGCCTCCGGATTGGAGGTGGCGGCGAGGACGAAGACGCCCTTCCCCGCCTCCTCGGCGAGCTCGAGCATGCCGTCGAGGGAGCCGAGCCCCTGATAGGCGGAGGCGGTCATCGCATCCGCTTCGAGAGGCGAGCCCGGGCGGAGCCACGCCTCGGCGTAGGCGGTGACGCTCGTGCCGATGTCGCCGCGCTTGACGTCGGCGATCACGAGGAGCCCGGCCGCGCGCGCGTCGGCGAGGACTCGCTCGAGCGCGAGGTAGCCCGCCGATCCGTGGCGCTCGAAGAACGCGACCTGCGGCTTCACCACGCCCACGCGCCCCGCAGCGGCCTCGACGACGCGGCGGCCGAACGACTCCAGCCCCGCGGCGTCGTCGCCGAGCCCCCACGCGTCCAGCAGGAACGCGTGGGGGTCGATGCCGACGCAGAGCTGTCCGTGCTCGTCGAAGGCGCGCTCGAGGCGCGCCCCGAACGACTCGGTCACGCCAGGCGCTCCGCCCGACGCAGCGCGTAGTCCTGCAGGCTCGTGACCTCGAAGGGCTCGTCGGCCACATCGAGCGAGGCGACGGCGGCCGCGAGCTGGGCGATGGTCGTGAACAACGGCTTGTCGGCGGCGACCGCGGCGGCGCGGATCTCGTACCCGTCGGCCCGGGATGCTCCTCCGCTGGGCGTGTTGATCACGACGTCGACCTCGTCGCGGCTGACCAGCTCGACGATCGACGGCGAGTCGCCGACGGCCTCCTCGCTGTACTTGCGGACGATGCGGGTCGGGATGCCGTTGCGGTTCAGCACCTCCGCGGTGCCCTCGGTCGCGAGGATCTCGAAGCCGAGCTGGCGCAGACGCAGCGCCGGCAGCACGATGGCCCGCTTGTCGCGGTCGGCGACCGAGATGAAGACGGTGCCGGAGGAGGGCATGCCGCCGTAGGCCGCGTCCTGGCTCTTCTTGAAGGCCCGGGGGAAGTCGCGGTCGATGCCCATGACCTCGCCGGTGGAGCGCATCTCGGGGCCGAGGAGGGAGTCGACGATCTGACCCTCCTTCGTGCGGAACCGCTTGAAGGGCAGGACCGCCTCCTTGACCGCGATCGGCGAGTCCATCGGCACATCGGAGCCGTCGCGCTCGGGCAGCAGGCCCTCGGCCTTGAGCTCGGCGATCGTCTCGCCGACCATCAGCCGCGACGCCGCCTTGGCGAGCGGGATGCCGAGCGCCTTCGACACGAACGGCACGGTGCGCGAGGCCCGCGGGTTCGCCTCGAGGACGTAGAGCACGCCCTGGCCGATCGCGAACTGCACGTTGAGGAGTCCGCGGACCCCGACGCCCTGCGCGATGGCGAGCGTCGCGTCGCGGACCTCGTCGATCTGCCGGCGGCCGAGGGTCACCGGCGGAAGGGTGCAGGCCGAGTCGCCGGAGTGGATCCCGGCCTCCTCGATGTGCTCCATCACTCCGCCGATGTAGAGCTGCTCACCGTCGTAGAGCGCGTCGACGTCGATCTCGATCGCGTCGTCGAGGAAGCGGTCGACGAGCAGCGGGTGGGTCGCGTCGATGATGCCCTGGTCGGCCATCCGCTCGAAGTAGTCCTCGAGCTGCGCGGCGCCGTACACGATCTCCATGCCGCGGCCGCCGAGGACGAACGACGGGCGGACGAGGACGGGGAAGCCGATGCCGGTCGCGACGCCGAGCGCGCCCTCGAGGTCGATCGCCGTGCCGTTGCGCGGAGCGAGCAGACCGGCCTCGTCGAGGATGCGGGAGAACGCGCCGCGCTCCTCCGCGAGGTCGATCGCCGCGGGGGTCGTGCCGAGGATCGGGACCCCCGCCTCCTCGAGGCCCTTCGCCAGGCCCAGGGCGGTCTGGCCGCCGAGCTGGACGACGACGCCGACGAGCTCGCCGGACTGCGACTCCGCGTGGATCACCTCGAGGACGTCCTCGAGGGTCAGCGGCTCGAAGTACAGGCGGTCCGAGGTGTCGTAGTCGGTCGAGACCGTCTCGGGGTTGCAGTTGATCATGATCGTCTCGTAGCCGGCCTCCGAGAGGGCGAACGAGGCGTGCACGCACGAGTAGTCGAACTCGACGCCCTGGCCGATGCGGTTCGGGCCGGAGCCGAGGATGACGACCTTGCGGCGGTCGGCCGCGACGACCTCGGTCTCCTCGTCGTACGAGGAGTAGTGGTACGGGGTGAGCGCGGGGAACTCCCCCGCGCACGTGTCGACGGTCTTGTAGACGGGGCGGACGGCCAGCTCGTAACGGGTGGCGCGCACCTCCGCCTCCTCGAGGCCGCGGAGCTCCGCGATCTGCAGGTCCGAGAATCCGTGGTCCTTCGCGAGGCGCAGCAGCCCGGCGTCCAGCGACGGGTGCTCGCGCACCAGGTCGGCGATCTCGTTGATCAGCACGATCTGGTCGAGGAACCAGGGGTCGATCTTGGTGGATTCGAACGCCTGCTCGACGCTCGCGCCCAGCCGCAGCGCCTGCTGCACCGTGACGATCCGGCCGTCGGTCGGAGTCTTCGCGATCTCGAGGAGCTCCTCGACCGAATGCTGCTGCTCGCCCCAGTGGAAGGAGGAGCCGCGCTTCTCGAGCGAGCGGAGCGCCTTCTGCAGGGCCTGGGCGTAGTTGCGGCCGATCGCCATGGCCTCGCCGACCGACTTCATGGTGGTCGTCAGCGTCTTGTCGGCCGCCGGGAACTTCTCGAACGCGAAGCGCGGGACCTTGACCACGACGTAGTCGAGCGTGGGCTCGAAGCTCGCCGGGGTGACCTTCGTGATGTCGTTCGGGATCTCGTCGAGGCGGTAGCCGATGGCCAGCTTCGCCGCGATCTTGGCGATGGGGAAGCCGGTCGCCTTGGAGGCGAGGGCCGACGAGCGCGAGACGCGCGGGTTCATCTCGATGACGATGATCCGGCCGTCGGCGGGGTCGACCGCGAACTGGATGTTGCAGCCGCCGGTGTCGACTCCGACGTCGCGGATGATCCGGATGCCGATGTCGCGCAGCTTCTGGTACTCGCGGTCGGTCAGTGTGAGCGCGGGAGCGACGGTGATCGAGTCGCCGGTGTGGACGCCGACCGGGTCGACGTTCTCGATCGAGCAGACGACGACCGTGTTGTCGGCGGTGTCGCGCATGAGCTCGAGCTCGTACTCCTTCCAGCCGAGGATCGACTCCTCGAGGAGCACCTCGGTGGTGGGGCTCTGGTGCAGCCCGTCGCCGACCATGCGCACGAGCTCCTCGCGGGTGTACGCGAAGCCGGAGCCGAGACCGCCCATGGTGAAGGACGGGCGGATGACGAGCGGGTAGCCGAGGTCCTCGGCGAACTCGATCGCCTCCTCGACGGTGTGCGCGATGTAGGACTTCGCCACGTCGGCGCCCGCGTCCAGCACGAGCTGCTTGAAGATCTGGCGGTCCTCGCCGCGGTTGATCGCCTCGAAGCTCGCGCCGATCAGCTCGACGTCGTACTTCTCGAGGATCCCGAGGTCGTGCAGCTGGATCGCCGCGTTGAGGGCGGTCTGGCCGCCCAGGGTCGGCAGGATCGCGTCCGGCTTCTCCTTGGCGATGATCGCCTCGATCGCCTGCGGGGTGATCGGCTCGACGTAGGTGGCGTCGGCGAAGTCGGGGTCGGTCATGATCGTCGCCGGGTTCGAGTTGACGAGGATCACGCGCACCCCCTCGGCGCGCAGCACGCGGCACGCCTGGGTGCCCGAGTAGTCGAACTCGACCGCCTGGCCGATCACGATCGGGCCGGAGCCGATGACGAGGACGCTGTTGATGTCTTCCCTGCGCGGCATTACTTCTGCTCTCCGGTGGTGCTGGTCGAAAGGATGTCGTTCGCGGGCTCGGCGCCGCCCTGCTCGGCCGTGCGCTGCACGACCATGGCGCGGAAGCGGTCGAAGAGGTAGTTCGAGTCGTGCGGTCCGGCGGCCGCCTCGGGGTGGTACTGCACAGAGAAGGCGGGGATGTCGAGGCAGCGCAGTCCCTCCACGACGGAGTCGTTCAGGCTGTAGTGGCTGACCTCGACGCGGCCGAAGCCCTCGGGCGAGTCGAGCTCGCCGTCGATGGGCGCGTCCACCGCGAAGCCGTGGTTCTGCGCGGTGATCTCGACGCGGCCGGTCAGCTTGTCGAGCACCGGCTGGTTGATGCCGCGGTGGCCGAAGGGCAGCTTGTACGTGCCGAAGCCGAGCGCGCGACCCAGGAGCTGGTTGCCGAAGCAGATGCCGAAGAACGGCAGGTCGGCGCGCAGCGTGGTGCGCAGCAGGTCGACGTGGCGGTCGGAGGCCTCCGGGTCGCCCGGTCCGTTCGAGAAGAAGAGGGCGGACGGGTCGAGCGCGAGGACCTCGTCGGCGGTGATCGACTCCGGCAGCACGTGGACGTCGAAGCCGCGCTCCGACAGGTAGTGCACGGTCGAGGTCTTCACTCCGAGGTCGATGACCGCGACGGAGCCCACGCGCTCGCCCTGGGCGGGCACCGTGTACTGCTCGGTCGTCGAGACGGCGGAGGAGAGGTTCATCCCCTCCATCTGCGCGCCGCCGAGGACCAGCGCGAGCTGCTCCTCCTCCCCCAGGGCGAGTTCGTCGCCCGAGAAGACCCCGGCGCGCATCGAGCCGGCCGAGCGGATGTGGCGGGTGATCGCGCGGGTGTCGACACCCGAGATGCCGACGATGCCGTCGGACTCGAGATCGTCGTCGAGCGAGCGCTGGGCGCGGAAGTTCGAGACGACGCGGGAGGGATCGCGGACGACGTAGCCGGCGACCCAGATGCGCCGCGACTCCTTGTCCTCGTCGTTGGTCCCGGTGTTGCCGATGTGCGGCGCGGTCTGCACCACGATCTGCCCGGCGTACGACGGGTCGGTCAGGGTCTCCTGGTAGCCGGTCATGCCGGTCGCGAAGACGATCTCGCCGAGGGTGCGCCCGCGCGCGCCGTAGGCCTGACCCGAGAATCGTCGCCCGTCCTCGAGGACGAGGACGGCGGTGGGTTCGGTGCTGAGGCGTGACGTTGGCACGGACTAGGAGCCCTTCTGGGTCGGGGAGGAGTCGCCGTCGGCGGCTCCCGGGGTGGAGGGGGAGGAGGAGGGGCCGGCGAGCCGGCGGATCTCGGCGACGAGGTGCCGACGCAGGGGCGGCTCGGCGACGCGGAGGTAGGAGTCGACCGTCTCGGCACCGCGCGGCGACCACGAGAGGACGAGCAGGCCGCCCTCCTCGACGGCGCGGTCGATGGCGTAGCTGCCCTCGCCCGCCCCGCGCAGCAGGGCCGCCGGGATCACGGTCTCGCGCTCGCCGACCGGCGCGAGGACCACGCCGCGCTCGTGGAGGCGCAGTGTCGCCTTCCCGCGGAAGCCGAGGCCTGGCAGCACCACGCGCTCGAGCGGCTGCTCGAAGCGG encodes the following:
- the carA gene encoding glutamine-hydrolyzing carbamoyl-phosphate synthase small subunit, with product MPTSRLSTEPTAVLVLEDGRRFSGQAYGARGRTLGEIVFATGMTGYQETLTDPSYAGQIVVQTAPHIGNTGTNDEDKESRRIWVAGYVVRDPSRVVSNFRAQRSLDDDLESDGIVGISGVDTRAITRHIRSAGSMRAGVFSGDELALGEEEQLALVLGGAQMEGMNLSSAVSTTEQYTVPAQGERVGSVAVIDLGVKTSTVHYLSERGFDVHVLPESITADEVLALDPSALFFSNGPGDPEASDRHVDLLRTTLRADLPFFGICFGNQLLGRALGFGTYKLPFGHRGINQPVLDKLTGRVEITAQNHGFAVDAPIDGELDSPEGFGRVEVSHYSLNDSVVEGLRCLDIPAFSVQYHPEAAAGPHDSNYLFDRFRAMVVQRTAEQGGAEPANDILSTSTTGEQK
- the gmk gene encoding guanylate kinase, with product MSAEAAPADPGTVAAPRRPSPPEVDRRAASAAAIAARRARAGVKKDVASGERPATAVLAAAQSDPTGVEGRMRVSELLRSVPALGVVKTPRVMEQLQIAPSKRLGGLGRRQVEGLHSFLEQREARQRRGERTRLVVLAGPTAVGKGTVSTYIRENYPEVLLSVSATTRAPRPGEIDGVSYYFVDDAEFDRMVEAGEFLEYATVHNAYRYGTPRGPIDAALAQGRQVMLEIDIQGARQVRERMPDARLVFLLPPSWDELVRRLVGRGTESPEEQQRRLATARIELAAQDEFDFAVVNSTVPEAAREVVELMSPRSDGAPADPGR
- the pyrF gene encoding orotidine-5'-phosphate decarboxylase → MTESFGARLERAFDEHGQLCVGIDPHAFLLDAWGLGDDAAGLESFGRRVVEAAAGRVGVVKPQVAFFERHGSAGYLALERVLADARAAGLLVIADVKRGDIGTSVTAYAEAWLRPGSPLEADAMTASAYQGLGSLDGMLELAEEAGKGVFVLAATSNPEAGPVQRALVQDGEHAGSPLASAVLADVASWNAHNARSPIGSVGVVLGATVALSDYGIRTDTALTPGLPVLAPGFGHQGAGVADAPRLFGALAATTLVSESRSVLGAGPDGIAAEIDRRARDIQETLVR
- the rpoZ gene encoding DNA-directed RNA polymerase subunit omega codes for the protein MANNLGIIDPPIDELLSKVDSKYALVIFASKRARQINDYYADLHEGSLFDNVGPLVDSTIDDKPLSVALHEINEDKLVAQPLAE
- the coaBC gene encoding bifunctional phosphopantothenoylcysteine decarboxylase/phosphopantothenate--cysteine ligase CoaBC, whose protein sequence is MNVVVGITGGIAAYKAVGVVRALVLEGHDVHVVATEAALRFVGKPTLEAISRNAVHTELYEGVAEVRHVAIGQAADLIVIAPATAHTLAKLATGLADDLLGNTVLASTAPLVVAPAMHTEMWANPATVANVETLRSRGVHLVGPASGQLTGSDSGPGRMEEPATIVAEALAVHRRSVGAKRDLEGLRVLVTAGGTREPLDPVRFVGNRSSGRQGVALALAAAARGASVTVLAANLDVEAPRGVEVVAVGTALELREAALAAAADADIVIMAAAVADYRPADVSESKIKKEQQGDRLVLELVKNPDILAEIAAARTGNQLVVGFAAETEPDREAMLALGRAKIARKGCDLLVLNRVGWTEGFQSDSNTVVVLDRAGDIVIEASGTKASVADRVLDVVAR
- the metK gene encoding methionine adenosyltransferase, whose product is MTSSGSLRLFTSESVTEGHPDKICDQISDRILDALLREDPKSRVAVETLVTTGLVHVAGEVSTTGYVEIPKIVRDTIVEIGYDSSEKGFDGRSCGVSVSIGQQSPEIAAGVDTALEVRTDSADDDAFDRQGAGDQGLMFGFATDETPEYMPLPSWLSHRLAERLAAVRKSGELDYLRPDGKTQVTIGYDGTTPRSIDTVVLSTQHAEHVSTETIHADIEAHVIRPVLETVDLDSSAVRLLINPTGRFEIGGPQGDAGLTGRKIIVDTYGGASRHGGGAFSGKDPSKVDRSAAYAMRWVAKNAVAAGLARRLEVQVAYAIGKAAPVGLYVESFGTGTIPDEQITEAIRSVFDLRPAAIIHALDLLRPIYSQTSVYGHFGRELPDFTWERLDRVDDLRSAAGLS
- the carB gene encoding carbamoyl-phosphate synthase large subunit produces the protein MPRREDINSVLVIGSGPIVIGQAVEFDYSGTQACRVLRAEGVRVILVNSNPATIMTDPDFADATYVEPITPQAIEAIIAKEKPDAILPTLGGQTALNAAIQLHDLGILEKYDVELIGASFEAINRGEDRQIFKQLVLDAGADVAKSYIAHTVEEAIEFAEDLGYPLVIRPSFTMGGLGSGFAYTREELVRMVGDGLHQSPTTEVLLEESILGWKEYELELMRDTADNTVVVCSIENVDPVGVHTGDSITVAPALTLTDREYQKLRDIGIRIIRDVGVDTGGCNIQFAVDPADGRIIVIEMNPRVSRSSALASKATGFPIAKIAAKLAIGYRLDEIPNDITKVTPASFEPTLDYVVVKVPRFAFEKFPAADKTLTTTMKSVGEAMAIGRNYAQALQKALRSLEKRGSSFHWGEQQHSVEELLEIAKTPTDGRIVTVQQALRLGASVEQAFESTKIDPWFLDQIVLINEIADLVREHPSLDAGLLRLAKDHGFSDLQIAELRGLEEAEVRATRYELAVRPVYKTVDTCAGEFPALTPYHYSSYDEETEVVAADRRKVVILGSGPNRIGQGVEFDYSCVHASFALSEAGYETIMINCNPETVSTDYDTSDRLYFEPLTLEDVLEVIHAESQSGELVGVVVQLGGQTALGLAKGLEEAGVPILGTTPAAIDLAEERGAFSRILDEAGLLAPRNGTAIDLEGALGVATGIGFPVLVRPSFVLGGRGMEIVYGAAQLEDYFERMADQGIIDATHPLLVDRFLDDAIEIDVDALYDGEQLYIGGVMEHIEEAGIHSGDSACTLPPVTLGRRQIDEVRDATLAIAQGVGVRGLLNVQFAIGQGVLYVLEANPRASRTVPFVSKALGIPLAKAASRLMVGETIAELKAEGLLPERDGSDVPMDSPIAVKEAVLPFKRFRTKEGQIVDSLLGPEMRSTGEVMGIDRDFPRAFKKSQDAAYGGMPSSGTVFISVADRDKRAIVLPALRLRQLGFEILATEGTAEVLNRNGIPTRIVRKYSEEAVGDSPSIVELVSRDEVDVVINTPSGGASRADGYEIRAAAVAADKPLFTTIAQLAAAVASLDVADEPFEVTSLQDYALRRAERLA